Below is a window of Musa acuminata AAA Group cultivar baxijiao chromosome BXJ3-11, Cavendish_Baxijiao_AAA, whole genome shotgun sequence DNA.
TGGCATGGAAATTGATTTCTTGATCTTCCGGCCGTAAATTGCTTTGTCACCATTCATGGGTTCTTCATTGTTTAAGATTTTGTCAAGCTCAGAGTACTCCATAAACCTCTGGGTTGCAGCCTCCCATGACAAGTTATGTCTCTGCTCAGGGGTAAGTGGTTGAGGGTCACTGGCCATTGCTTCTTTCACTCTAGAAACGAAATCCTCTGAGGTCTTGTAAGTTAAACAGTTAGGAAATGCCCTGAAAAATTCATTTGATGGGTGATCGGCACAAATAACAAACTTCCCCATGGCAAGAGCCTCTGCGGTTGCTGTGCACAGGACATCACTGACGCTAGGGTTTACAAAAACTTTGTACCTGATGAAATACAAtacaaaataaaaggaaaagaataagATGGAAGTAACAAAAAGGGAAATGCAACAAGAAACAGCAAGCTAGACACTACTAAATGATCCTTACTCATGAAGTGAATCGTCTGCATGATCCCTTCCTCTAAGGAAGTTAAGATTCAGGTCCAACTTCTTGGCAACAGATTGAACTTCCTGAGAATCCTCGCCATTTCCATATACATCTAACTTAAAACCTTCCAAGTCACTTTTGTGCTTCGCTAACAGATCTATCAGTTCCCGATAACCTTTTGCCCAAACCATCTTTCCTAGAAAATATGCTCCTTTGGAGAATGCCTGCTGCCCATGCACCCTCTCAGCTGCTACTTTTTCTCCGATCATAAGAAACTTAGGATTTACACCATGAACATTGCAAATAACAGACTTGGGTAAGTCCTGTGTTGCTGCAGAAAGACGCAAAACCTGCAGAAAGACTAACACTATTTTGTTAAGATACACATTTTCGCTAGCAGAATATCTGTTATTATAATGCTAAACATGACCAAAGTTAAGTACCTAAAATATTGGACTACCAGGATAACTGAATAAAATCACACAAATAATCTGAGGAAACAAGCTCTTACCTTATGACAGTATGCTCTAGTGACCATATTGTTTATATGTTTCACAAGAAATGCTTGGATAGCTCCatttttctctcttttgatgTACTCTAAGTAATTTGTGTGCACAATGCCAACAACATGATTAAACTTATCCGTCCAGCGCTTTCCATGGTGGTACCAGTTCAGGTGCTCTGGCTCTTCCAATATGGCAATGTCAGCTTCTTTTGAGGGAATAAATTGTGAAGTGTCTCCAGCAGGTATTATGCTTCGCCTTTCTTTTGAGAACTAAGACCAAAATAAATGTGTTAAAATTCTAGCATTTGAACATTTTAAAGTAGAATACATAGCATCATGTGGTTACCTTTCCTGGATAAAAAGATATTTTGAAATCTGCCTTAAAGCCAACCCTCTCCTCCAGCCAATTTCGTATATAAGCTTCTTGTGCTTCAGGAGAACTAAAGCTCAAGTTGTTAGGATAAACTAGCTCCTGATCTGATTTGCAAAGCCAAGGAACAACCAGTGTGACAGCTTGCTTTGCAGACTTTGCCAAATAAGCAGCTCGAAATAATGGGTTTACAGCAGTTCCTGTCATCCATGGTAGACTGGCAGTTGTTACTATTGCAACATGGTGCTTTCTGTCTGCTGACTCATTCTTTATGAAACTAGTCCAAAATCCCCCTTCATAATGATGCCCTGTATTATGAAGCACACTGGCTATCCTTAAATCAAGTTCATCACTGATTTTCTCGTTTTCATATAAGGACTCTTCCTTGGCATAGAGAGAATGATGGTACATGACCTGATCTCTGTGCCTGCTGCACAAAGTTTCGACCATTTTTACATATATGTCTGCACAAAAAAAGATGTTAAATCATACCCAAACCCATATCCAACCATTTGATAAATAATTGCACATAATTATAGATTTAGGAAGTGTCAGTAAGCCATATCCCTGAAGTTCTGCCAAAGCATGCAAACGACATGAGATGTCCACAGAATAGAAAAGGGATTTAAATATGAAGAATTATaattatgtgaaacaaatccaatCGAATGACGAATAAAAGAAGATGATAATCATGAAAGTGATTGACCAATTTTTGCAAGATGTATTAACACAGGGTCAATATTCTTAGGTTATAAAAAAACAGATCAAAATATCTCAGAAAGACAGCATAACATTTCAAATGGCAACTTAGTCCagacttttttatttttctttcccaTCAAGAGCATACAACAGAAACAACCGTAACTCCCAAAATGTTTGTttggctacatgaatcttttcatTTCATTAGCTCTATCGAGGACAATGTCACCAGTTAATCAAGAGAAATCGTCACTCATGAAACATCTTCTGCAGCCACATTTGTTCATGCTCCTACGAGGCTCGACCATCCCAAATATTCCTCACAGTGACTTGACATCAAGAATATCCCTCACACAGAATTTGGGGGACATTCAACAGCAACAAACATAGAATCTTAGCCTTACACAATGGACCACCAGAACAGACTTCCTGAATTTCAGCTTTGGTGTCAATCGATTTAGCTATTTTTGCTGGGTTGATTATAACCACACAAGAATCTTCAACCTTGAATCAGAGAAGCACTTGTTAATGGTTTACTCTAACAGTGGTTGAAGATTCTATAAAAGATTTACAACAAAAAGCAAATGTGTTATATATAATTGTCACGATCCGACTTGAGTGGGTAACTAATCCATTGAACCAATAACCCATGATACTTAAGCCCAAGTTAATGGTAATAGATCCTCTAGCCCTTATAAGTCCATTCAAAACATCTCCTACTTTTTATGTAAGACTAAAGTGGATATCCTCATCAAAGACCACTATAGTCCAAAATCAATGTTTGGTGCATATGAGGTCTAGTCCAATGGTGGCTCCACTATATAATATGCATTCTGGCTTGTCTATGTATACTTCTTTCCTACTCGGACCCCTCACTATGTCCGTTACTGTATCGAtcctgataccatttgtcacgatTTGCAAATATCTAACTAATTAACTTATTGAGTTTGAACCATTTGTCCAAAATACTTAATGGTAATAGACCCATCTAATCCTTATAAGATGTAATCGAGGTATTACAATGATGACTTTAACATTAAACAAAATCCTCATAACTTATTCAATAAGATGATTAAAGACAAAGAAACAAGTGCACGTAAATTTaatgttaggatccctttattttctaagctttgaaCAATGTATTATTGAGTTGGTCTAGCTCAGTAAGAGTCGGATAGGGGTttctttgatatttatttatttattaagagtccaagtcctggtgaactctgggtggaactctataaataaggatatatCTGTTTCTTTTCgataatcaatgaaatattattcagtcttttaacaaaccctaggaggccgatcccctcgaagtgattacggaagccgatcccctcgaagtgatcatcctttttttccctcttcttctacgataaaaccctaggggtcttatcatttggtatcagagcagctatCCTCGGTGTTCTCGCTGTAATTTCTCATAACACCTCGCCGCAattatcatcatctaaaaaataaaagagagagagagagagaaaaaaagaaacgaCAGCCACGACCAAACCCCTCGCAGTGAGAAAGGGCTGCTGCTTCTTGGCCAGCGACCACCGCCACTGCTGCTTTTCGGCTAGCGACCACCGCCACCATTGTTTCccggccagcggaccacccccatCCTGTTAGAGCAAGAAAGGGCTGCCACCGCTATTTCCCGGCCAACGGACCATCCCCCTCGTCGAcccttggtgacgctgctcccagccaccgcagccttctcctcaaccgctcgtgatccttcggCGTCGCCAGCGGCTCCTTATGCTGTGCAACAGAAACAAAGCTCCCTTTACTGCCGCAGCCACTAGTTGCCATCATTGCTTCCTCTTCTCCACCAGGATCAACAACAGCCGCTGGTTGCCATCACAGCTTCCTCTTCTCCACCAGCATCAACAACAGCCGCCAGTCCCTCCACTGCTTCCTCTTCTCCACCGGCACCGACCCTTGGCAACACCGCCTCCCAGCCACGCCCTCAACACTGCCTCGGTTGACGCTAGTCTCCCAGccttgattgatactagtagcactaacaattttatggacagtaagaTTGCTGACAGattggcctaccacattgaaggctgtgacaaattcgaagtaaaggttgctgatggatggattttaatttgtgataacaaatgttcgaagataaaattgattatacatgaCCAAGAATTGCTTGTGGACTTCTTTTTGCTACTCTTGGAAGACTtcgaagtggtgcttggaattgaatgactatcaaccctgggtgatgtttcttggaatttttctaaactaatcatgaagttttttattaatggaaagcaagTGATCCTAAAGGAAAGACGTGGAAGTAAGATCACAATtgccactagccatcggatggagagggTTCTTCAGAAGACTGCAACGACTACTACACTAAAAGGCCGACTTattacttacactatcaaaaactgGAGACTgttcttgatcaacgggttgtgatgcgccgCAGATACCCTTATTCCAGtctgctaaaagagaagctcttTGAGTTTGATActacttagccttgaggacaaggctgatttgaaaggtgaggaattgttaggatccctttattttctgagctttgaataatattttattgagtcAGTCTAGTTCAGTAAGAGTCGGATAGgggtttatttgatatttatttatttactaagagtccaagtcctggtagactctaggtgaaactctataaatagggatatatcTGTTTCTTTTCGGtactcaatgaaatattattcagtcttttgacaaaccctaggaggtcgatcctctcgagGTGATCAAAGAGgttgatcctctcgaagtgatcatcccttttttccctcttcttctatgataaaactcCAGGGGTCTTATCATTTAACTATATTCAACCATATCTAATCAATATATAAAAGATAGAAAACTGATGAACTATAAGTTAGGCATCCACAATTAAATAGCAATCAACTAGTAAAAGGTGCTTTGTATACATTTTTTACCAAAATTAAGATATAGATCAATACAAATAATATGATCCCTACCTCTTGTCCATCAATACTCATTTGAATAGATAGCATAGTAGATTTTATCAATATAAAAATTCAGAGCTAGCTATCTAACAATGAAAGGAATGAGATGTGCATTTTTTTTTACCACGTCGAATACCAAGATGATCAAATAATGGCCAAGATTGCTTGACAATATGTGCCAGAAGTTCTGGAATATCCAGTGGTGGAACATCCTGCATTAGACAACAATAGCCAGTTAGCAAATTCATTAAGCAAACGCTAGTTACAAATAAAGATGTCATACCAGATGCTGTGATAACTAAAAAGTTATTGTCATTAAGATTCAACATTGTAGATAAGCACAAAGTAATTCAAATAAATCAAGTGTATTTCTTTTCTAAAATAATTAAGATGTGTTATATGCTTACAATTACAAATCACAAAACAAATCCAAATTTCAGGAAGATTTTTAATGAATTGGAAGttcttttaagttttaagtcttctAACCATTGTTCACCTTATCGGTTTTGTACCGGTGTATCGACCAGTTGTCAGTACAGTACGTACCAAACCATAATGTACCGATTCATGAGATGATGGGACATACCAACAAACTGATATGTATCGCCCATACCGATCCCCTATCATATCGATACATACTGCTCGTACAAGGCAATACGACAAACCTTGCTTCTAACCACTGATAGGTCATAATTTCTTCCTTCCCTCAGCTGGTTGCTCTCTTTCTATATGAAAaatcattttaaatttaaaaagtaGCAGTATGCGTTACAcagttcattcttttttttttctcttgtatcCAATTATGATTATGGTCTCTATCTTCTACTACCATGTTTGAACCAATCCATGAGTCAATAACATAAGATGACAGACATGCATAGTTAGAGATGCCATGTAGAGACCACTATCAAGGATGAGAAATATAAACATTTTGGACTTCAAATAGAAGTAACAAAAAATAAAGGAGGAAAAGATGAGAAGCTCAAAAAGGCAATGGAATttgcaaaaaaagaaatataacatatcAAATAAAGTGTTTGCGATTGGTTCGTGAGGCATGCAATCTCAAGTACTCTAGCATAATATGCACTTTAACATGCTATTATCTAAATAATATGATACTCATAGTTATGTTGACTCTCGAGTCCTCCATTCATAAATACAAATAAAATAGATATGTTCCAAAATACATTTGTACAAAGATAATTTTTTGCAACTTAAAAAGCAAATAATACTACTAGAAGAACAACAAGCCTTCAGTCTCTCTTTGTGGTCAACAACCGTCAAAATTATGATTGCCAAAGAACACGGATGTTTACTAAATGGATGCTACACATTATGCGCTAAACAATCTAATTATCATCACAATTGATCCTATCTAAATAATTAGTTAAGTACATAAGCAGATAGATAAACCTTATGAAAGATCAAATATGATTATAAGTTGATGCATCACCTGTTGTAAAAGCAACTCATTTAATATTTGACATAAGATATTCAAATAAtatacaaatttatgaagaattcaaagtagttagATTTTCCCAAAAATCATGCAGCTCATAGTTTCACAAATCACAACTCATATAGACGAATTTTCATAATGGTTCAACAAAAGGGGCAGAGGAAGTCCAATTATAAGGGTCCGACAATGTGTTCTGGAGAGGATTAGATATCCATAGCCTTGCTCTCAAATCAGAAGAGGCTATTTTCTTCATTTCAACTGAAAAATCTCAGGTCTTAGCGGAGCAACCTCACTATCGCATCAATGACTGCTCTCCTGATTGTtctaataataagaataatatttattatttgaaCCACTTTGGGTACCCATTAGTAATTATATTCCTCTGCTTGACTTATTGTTAGAACcctagcggattctaagcttgaggttgatctctttaggggatcgacctccttggaactctataggggttccttcctccaagttgttgctcaaagactGCTaagaatattcatctattgcttgtcaaaagaggatgaatacatgactatttagagggcttctaaatcctaactcctaataggactcctactcaagactcctacttctaaccaactcctaataaggctcctactctaagaagcaacctcccaactaaccctaaccctagccggcctctccacctctttaataggggtcgggtcggctaggtaggttttacatgaatgcccctttcaataaaattcaattaggactctcctggctATAGTCCTAACACTCATACCTAAAATTTGATCCAAGATAAATCATATCAGATATAGAAATTCTCAAATAACATCTAAGAACAAAATTTATAatgtaaaataaaagaaaacaacaaGAAATAGTTTAAAAACAAACCGTTGATTCTTCAGTTTCCTTGCAAATCGATTGctgcaagaaaaataaaaaaagaaaaaaaataaataacactCCATGGATTAGTTTGAAATGCTAACCATATATGAGCAGATACGAAAGTACTTAAGATAGTGATGGTTACAGTTAGAGGAATTATGGTGATTATCACAGTTCTATCATAATTTGAAATTGTAGTGCAACTTTTCAACATCAAAGTTCTTATATATAACTAGTAATTTCTTATACATGATATGAAAATCGCAAACTTTAGACATCAAACTCACAACATGAAAGTGGGAGTCAGCAACATTTGACATTGTCACAGATGATTATGTTATGTTCTCTATGTTAATCTTCATGAAGAGGATATGGTGACAAGACATAAATCAGTATGTTCACGAGTAACGGATTACACAAAATATCTTGACATTGTCACAGATGATTATGTTATGTTCTCTATGTTAGTCTTCATGAAGAGGATATGGTGACAAGACAATAAATCATTATGTTCACAAGTAACGGATTACACAAAATATCTTGCTTCTAACAACATCATATCAAAACATAATCTTGCCTCAGTATCTTGTTCTTAAATCTTAATCCCAGGTCTGTTATGACATATATGTCATCATTAGTCCAGCTATCCTTTTGGCACCAGTAGTACATTACCAACACAAGTGGGAAATGAAGGTTCAATtgacatgatgctaagacatcacCAAGTTAATAGTCGATATAAACTAACTCTTGCAGCACTCAGTAGCACTTGTTTCACCTTTCAGAAAAATATTGTTTTTTCGTAATATTTCAAGGAAACCTTTCAGCAAAATGTTGTTTATGGTACTTCACTTGTGGTTCAGAACTCTAGGAGTTCAAAGTGCATAATGCTAGAAGATTTATTTTTAAAGGAATGTGGAACTGAAAGTTGCAGGAAGCATCTTATTCTACCACACCACCTTGTTATAGAATGTAAGCATATTGTGCTTGTGATGATTTCAGGACAATACCAAACAAAAGAAGATCAGGAgtccataaataataaaaaatgcttACTTTCATGCTTTGTACATACCAAATCAAGCAATGAGTCTCAACTAAAACTCAGTTAGGaaattttcaataaaatcatAGGCAATGCTATGATAACAAAACAAGTTGTTCAAAATCATCAATTATTTGCTATAAAACAAGTTTTTCTGTTAGATATTGTATTATAGTCTGCATCTGGTTAATCTTAGTGGAAAACTGATGAATTAACTCATAGTTAAACCCATTGATATGGCTAATTGTGGTTTGTTATGGATGAAATGATGATAGACACAGCAAATATAGATGTTAATAACTAGATTCGTATGGAGGCTAGCTGATTTTTCAGCCTGGATGCTTATACTATCATGAACAGAATCGGAGAACAGGCTGCTCCAGCATCTTGAAAAATTTTAGGGGCATAAAAGGACCTTAATTCACTAATCATTACAGATAAATGGTGGCAGAATGTTGTAACTcaagaactatatatatatatatatatatatatatatatatatatatatatatatatatatatatatatatatagagagagagagagagagagagagagagagagagagagagaggaataaagCCCTTACCAGGCTCAATTTTACTTTCTCGATAAACTCGCTGCTCTTGAAGGTCCCAAATATCTCAGTTGATTGGCTCTTCCGCTCAAACTCCTTCAACCTTGTCTTCAGAATCCGAATTGGCTCCCATCCCTTGCCCTCCTCAACAATCTCCGCCCTCCCCTCCTCCCACATGATCTTTTCCTTACTCTGGTCCTCATCCCAACTGAGATCCAGAGCCGCTCCAACCTCATCGACCTCCGAGACGATCGCGTTCTTAATGGCTGACAGATCGAGCCGGATGGTCGCCTTAGGGCTCCACTTCTCCAGCACCCTCCGGCCAAACTCCGGCGACGAGTAAGCCCGCCGAATCGCCGACAGCTTCGGCTGGATCCGCTTCACGAGCTCGAATTCAGCGATGGAGGGCGACGGCAACGCCGCGCCGGAGGGGGGAATCGCGGCCGAGTTGAGGAAGTGCTCCAGCTCGCGGTCGGCGAGGTTCTTGAAGGAGTTGGCCCTCTTGCGCATGAGCTGAAGGTCCGCATCGGCGGAGTCGCGGACCTCGCGCCACCCCTTGGAGAGGAAGGAGAGGGCTTTCTCGGCGGTGCCAGTCGCCAGCTGCGGCGGCGGCCTCTCGGCGCCCAGGTTGAGCATGGCGGCAAGATGAGGGATGTCGTGTCGCTGCTTCTTCTTGGTGCTTTCGTTTAGGGGTTGGACGGGAGGAGATTATTTGGAAGCCTCGGTCAGTCAAAGGGCCCCACGGGGAAGGGAGAGATTTCACAGCGTGGCCACGAAGGATATGCCGCTGTCGACGGGGGCGTGACGGGGAAAGAGTCAAATGGTGGAGGGAATGAATAGGAGGATATTCCCGGGATTCCAACAACACCTGTACTTTAGGATTCGTTCCAACCTAGATTGTCTTTAAGTAGACGGGAAAGTGAATAAATgcggtttttttcttttttgcaatgaTAGGATGATGAAGCCGTAATTTAATCCTAAAATCTGACTATAGAATCAGGGATTTTACTAGACAAGCTAGTGAATGTATTTGAAATTTTTATCTGAATTTAATTTTTCaactaaaattttattaaataaaaacttGAA
It encodes the following:
- the LOC135583103 gene encoding digalactosyldiacylglycerol synthase 1, chloroplastic-like isoform X2 yields the protein MLNLGAERPPPQLATGTAEKALSFLSKGWREVRDSADADLQLMRKRANSFKNLADRELEHFLNSAAIPPSGAALPSPSIAEFELVKRIQPKLSAIRRAYSSPEFGRRVLEKWSPKATIRLDLSAIKNAIVSEVDEVGAALDLSWDEDQSKEKIMWEEGRAEIVEEGKGWEPIRILKTRLKEFERKSQSTEIFGTFKSSEFIEKVKLSLQSICKETEESTDVPPLDIPELLAHIVKQSWPLFDHLGIRRDIYVKMVETLCSRHRDQVMYHHSLYAKEESLYENEKISDELDLRIASVLHNTGHHYEGGFWTSFIKNESADRKHHVAIVTTASLPWMTGTAVNPLFRAAYLAKSAKQAVTLVVPWLCKSDQELVYPNNLSFSSPEAQEAYIRNWLEERVGFKADFKISFYPGKFSKERRSIIPAGDTSQFIPSKEADIAILEEPEHLNWYHHGKRWTDKFNHVVGIVHTNYLEYIKREKNGAIQAFLVKHINNMVTRAYCHKVLRLSAATQDLPKSVICNVHGVNPKFLMIGEKVAAERVHGQQAFSKGAYFLGKMVWAKGYRELIDLLAKHKSDLEGFKLDVYGNGEDSQEVQSVAKKLDLNLNFLRGRDHADDSLHEYKVFVNPSVSDVLCTATAEALAMGKFVICADHPSNEFFRAFPNCLTYKTSEDFVSRVKEAMASDPQPLTPEQRHNLSWEAATQRFMEYSELDKILNNEEPMNGDKAIYGRKIKKSISMPSLSDVVDGGLAFAHYCFTGNEILRLTTGAIPGSRDYSKQHSVDLRLLPPQVR
- the LOC135583103 gene encoding digalactosyldiacylglycerol synthase 1, chloroplastic-like isoform X1, with product MLNLGAERPPPQLATGTAEKALSFLSKGWREVRDSADADLQLMRKRANSFKNLADRELEHFLNSAAIPPSGAALPSPSIAEFELVKRIQPKLSAIRRAYSSPEFGRRVLEKWSPKATIRLDLSAIKNAIVSEVDEVGAALDLSWDEDQSKEKIMWEEGRAEIVEEGKGWEPIRILKTRLKEFERKSQSTEIFGTFKSSEFIEKVKLSLQSICKETEESTDVPPLDIPELLAHIVKQSWPLFDHLGIRRDIYVKMVETLCSRHRDQVMYHHSLYAKEESLYENEKISDELDLRIASVLHNTGHHYEGGFWTSFIKNESADRKHHVAIVTTASLPWMTGTAVNPLFRAAYLAKSAKQAVTLVVPWLCKSDQELVYPNNLSFSSPEAQEAYIRNWLEERVGFKADFKISFYPGKFSKERRSIIPAGDTSQFIPSKEADIAILEEPEHLNWYHHGKRWTDKFNHVVGIVHTNYLEYIKREKNGAIQAFLVKHINNMVTRAYCHKVLRLSAATQDLPKSVICNVHGVNPKFLMIGEKVAAERVHGQQAFSKGAYFLGKMVWAKGYRELIDLLAKHKSDLEGFKLDVYGNGEDSQEVQSVAKKLDLNLNFLRGRDHADDSLHEYKVFVNPSVSDVLCTATAEALAMGKFVICADHPSNEFFRAFPNCLTYKTSEDFVSRVKEAMASDPQPLTPEQRHNLSWEAATQRFMEYSELDKILNNEEPMNGDKAIYGRKIKKSISMPSLSDVVDGGLAFAHYCFTGNEILRLTTGAIPGSRDYSKQHSVDLRLLPPQVQNPVYGW